In Papaver somniferum cultivar HN1 chromosome 1, ASM357369v1, whole genome shotgun sequence, a genomic segment contains:
- the LOC113317430 gene encoding peptidyl-prolyl cis-trans isomerase FKBP16-3, chloroplastic-like — protein sequence MASSSSSLLLPSGPTFSKRSTFTPSRGIGRLRIQSPTVRCLSEEFRAESASPREYEDQTTLMKRRDIIGLALSISSLVMSSSDTKGAGLPPEEKPRLCDAACEKELENAPMVTTESGLQYKDIKVGRGPTPPTGFQVAANYVAMVPSGQIFDSSLEKGLPYIFRVGSGQVIKGLDEGLLTMQTGGKRRLYIPGPLAFPKGLVSAPGRPRVAANSPVVFDVSLEYIPGLEADEE from the exons atggcttcttcttcttcatccctcCTCCTTCCATCAG GTCCTACATTTAGTAAAAGATCAACTTTTACCCCTTCTCGGGGCATTGGCAGATTGAGAATCCAGAGTCCGACTGTGCGGTGCCTGAGTGAAGAGTTCCGGGCTGAATCTGCCAGTCCAAGAGAGTATGAAGATCAAACCACTCTAATGAAGCGTCGAGATATTATTGGTCTGGCGTTGAGTATATCTTCGCTTGTTATGTCCTCATCTGATACAAAGGGAGCTGGCTTGCCTCCAGAAGAAAAGCCAAGACTATGTGACGCTGCTTGTGAAAAGGAGCTTGAAAAT GCACCTATGGTAACTACAGAGTCGGGCTTGCAGTACAAGGACATAAAAGTTGGTCGTGGTCCTACTCCACCCACTGGATTTCAG GTTGCTGCCAACTATGTTGCCATGGTACCATCTGGACAAATATTTGATAG TTCCCTGGAGAAAGGCCTACCGTATATTTTCCGCGTTGGTTCTGGTCAG GTGATCAAGGGACTTGATGAAGGATTATTGACCATGCAAACTGGTGGAAAACGCCGGCTCTACATTCCTGGACCT TTGGCGTTTCCTAAGGGTCTAGTTTCAGCACCAGGAAGGCCAAGAGTAGCTGCAAATAGTCCTGTGGTTTTCGACGTTAGTTTGGAATACATTCCAGGTCTAGAAGCAGATGAAGAGTGA
- the LOC113361837 gene encoding F-box/LRR-repeat protein 12-like: protein MSASSTDKYNQGLGDDDHPYLQYLALKGRPKVTVYVASNSQFSGSEVQILELDYCSKYSNIDLSSIFSWFPRLVDVSLKECHINDEGLEALAKCCASLETVNLSWCHSITDSGISSLLRNCRELDTLDINFCSNITGIGFLGCPLTLTCLQAYGIKLTLEGIKAIVSGGGLEYLKLSTRNELSKVGEGSMTMNTEAVLMILKGCPSLRELYLSDFVEIIKPEGWEAIRRNCKSLEVLHLG, encoded by the exons ATGAGTGCATCATCGACTGACAAGTACAACCAAGGGTTAGGTGATGATGACCATCCGT ACCTCCAATATCTGGCTCTAAAAGGTCGCCCTAAAGTAACAGTTTATGTTGCATCCAACTCGCAATTCTCTGGATCGGAAGTTCAAATTCTGGAGCTAGATTATTGCTCCAAGTATTCAAATATCGATTTGTCTTCAATATTTTCTTGGTTCCCTCGTTTGGTAGATGTAAGTTTGAAAGAGTGTCATATTAATGATGAAGGCTTAGAGGCCCTGGCAAAATGTTGTGCATCCTTAGAGACGGTTAATCTCTCATGGTGCCACTCGATTACTGATTCAGGAATAAGTTCTCTCTTAAGGAACTGCCGCGAACTGGATACACTTGATATAAATTTCTGCAGCAATATAACAGGTATTGGCTTTCTAGGGTGTCCACTGACCTTAACCTGTCTTCAAGCATATGGGATCAAACTTACACTAGAGGGGATTAAAGCAATTGTTAGTGGTGGTGGGCTTGAATATCTAAAACTCTCAACACGCAATGAATTGTCCAAGGTTGGAGAAGGATCTATGACTATGAATACCGAAGCAGTTTTGATGATTTTAAAAGGTTGCCCTTCATTACGGGAACTGTACCTATCAGATTTCGTGGAGATAATAAAGCCAGAAGGATGGGAAGCTATCCGTCGGAACTGCAAAAGTTTGGAAGTCCTTCACCTGGGGTGA
- the LOC113361826 gene encoding uncharacterized protein LOC113361826, producing MVREKLGNPPKFSCSCVDCKNLAEPLPPCTVHLHLLKRGMDPTYTECVLHGEKDNSSNDVHEEGARRTFYQMWTEDNVEGYSPIDPGQDIMQDEGLAKQITEADFPLYPGCTTHTKLSITIELYRQKTVNGVSRKAFHKPLKTTGSMLPPGHCLPKSIYEVKKLLKDFKLTYEKIHACQNDCCLFRKELKDADECPKCHYSRWNEDTSNMEDDDMIDKPEKKIPVKVLRYFSIVPRLKRLYKPADLAQQLIWHGMHKSKDGKIRHPSDSLAWQHIDTKFPEFASESRNLRLGLAADGFNPFGDISPSHSCCPVLIVVYNIPPQQCMQAENIILSLMIPGKKQPGRDIDIYLQPLIDDLIELWDNDVEVYDKFGNTMFNLKALLMWTINDFPAYGNISGCTYKGKATFPLCGDNTLSTWLLFSHKTVYMNHRRFLPYNHHLRSSKKKATFNGESERNEKPPIISGVVAFERQSSIVNDFGKAKQNECGKRKREVSTDAGSSAAATSGAQDADHPIFNKQSISFDLPYWKELLLRHNIDVMHTEKNVCESVIGTILNIKFKTKAGLNSRNDMNNMGIREDLHPRLKKGKTWLPPAPYNLSDKGKAIFYNRMRNLKVPSGYSSDLRRRFSKDGCLGVLKAHDYHVLMQQILPVALKGILPDGQVLRMHMDELRSSDTASDENQLLSIHSETFADWIQQKFKMQISQRLSVSNTVEWLAYGPLDNCVSYKGLEINGSRFITKDIQRVKQNSGVSIESKSLVAGQSQISGFYGVLEQIIVLDYQHMFQIPIFKCDWAHTYFGVKIEKGFTLVNLRQHKNQYQNDPFILASQA from the exons ATGGTTCGTGAGAAACTTGGAAATCCTCCTAAGTTTAGTTGTTCGTGTGTCGATTGTAAGAATCTTGCTGAGCCACTTCCTCCATGTACAGTTCATCTTCACTTGCTAAAACGAGGAATGGATCCTACTTACACAGAGTGCGTTCTTCACGGAGAGAAGGATAATAGTTCTAATGATGTTCATGAAGAGGGAGCAAGACGTACTTTTTATCAGATGTGGACAGAAGATAATGTTGAAGGTTATTCTCCGATTGATCCGGGTCAGGATATTATGCAGGACGAGGGGTTGGCAAAACAGATAACAGAGGCTGACTTCCCTTTATACCCTGGTTGCACTACACACACGAAGTTATCAATCACTATTGAGTTGTATAGGCAAAAGACGGTAAATGGTGTATCTCGGAAAGCTTTTCATAAACCTCTCAAGACAACTGGTTCAATGTTGCCCCCAGGTCATTGTCTTCCCAAATCAATATATGAAGTGAAAAAGTTGCTGAAGGATTTTAAACTGACTTATGAGAAAATACACGCATGTCAGAATGATTGTTGTTTGTTCAGAAAGGAGTTGAAAGATGCAGATGAATGTCCTAAATGTCACTATTCTAGGTGGAATGAAGATACATCTAACATGGAAGATGATGACATGATAGACAAGCCCGAAAAGAAAATACCAGTTAAGGTGCTTAGATACTTTTCGATTGTGCCGAGATTAAAGAGATTGTATAAACCAGCAGATCTGGCTCAGCAACTGATATGGCACGGGATGCATAAGAGTAAAGATGGGAAGATACGTCATCCGTCAGATTCTTTGGCTTGGCAACACATAGACACAAAGTTCCCCGAGTTTGCTTCAGAATCGCGTAATTTGCGTCTTGGGCTTGCAGCTGATGGATTTAATCCGTTTGGCGATATTTCTCCATCCCACAGTTGTTGCCCGGTGTTGATAGTGGTATATAATATTCCCCCTCAGCAGTGTATGCAAGCCGAAAACATTATTTTAAGCTTGATGATTCCAGGAAAGAAACAACCAGGTAGAGACATCGATATATACTTGCAACCACTGATAGATGATCTGATTGAGTTGTGGGATAACGACGTGGAGGTTTATGATAAATTTGGTAACACAATGTTCAACTTGAAGGCATTGTTGATGTGGACGATAAATGATTTTCCTGCTTATGGTAATATTTCTGGATGTACGTACAAAGGGAAGGCAACCTTCCCTCTTTGTGGTGATAATACTCTTTCGACTTGGTTGTTGTTTAGTCATAAAACTGTTTATATGAATCATAGGAGATTTCTACCTTATAATCATCATCTTCGATCTAGTAAGAAGAAAGCCACGTTTAATGGAGAGAGTGAGAGGAATGAAAAGCCACCTATTATATCTGGTGTTGTGGCCTTTGAACGTCAGAGCAGTATTGTGAATGATTTTGGGAAAGCAAAGCAGAACGAG TGCGGGAAGCGGAAAAGGGAAGTTTCTACTGATGCCGGTTCaagtgctgctgctacttctggtGCACAGGATGCTGACCATCCGATATTCAACAAACAATCCATATCTTTCGACTTGCCTTACTGGAAG GAGTTGTTACTACGACATAatattgatgttatgcatacgGAAAAAAACGTATGTGAGAGTGTCATTGGTACTATATTGAATATAAAGTTTAAAACAAAAGCTGGCTTAAACTCCCGTAATGATATGAATAATATGGGAATCAGAGAAGACTTGCATCCAAGACTCAAAAAAGGCAAAACATGGCTTCCACCAGCACCATATAACTTGAGCGACAAGGGAAAGGCTATATTTTATAATAGGATGAGAAATTTGAAGGTTCCATCTGGGTATAGTTCTGATCTTAGGAGACGTTTCTCGAAAGATGGTTGCTTGGGTGTCCTTAAAgctcatgattaccatgttcttATGCAACAAATATTACCTGTAGCTTTGAAGGGAATTTTACCTGATGGCCAAGTACTGCG AATGCACATGGATGAGTTAAGATCTTCTGATACTGCCAGTGATGAAAACCAACTCCTTTCCATACACTCAGAGACGTTTGCAGATTGGatacaacaaaag TTTAAAATGCAAATTAGTCAAAGATTATCAGTATCAAATACCGTCGAATGGTTGGCATATGGTCCTTTAGATAACTGTGTATCATATAAAGGCTTGGAAATAAATGGGTCAAGGTTTATTACGAAGGATATTCAAAGAGTCAAACAAAACAGTGGTgtttcaattgaatcaaaatctttAGTTGCAGGACAGTCACAAATAAGTGGTTTCTATGGTGTTTTAGAACAAATTATCGTGTTGGACTACCAGCATATGTTTCAGATTCCCATATTCAAATGTGACTGGGCTCACACCTATTTTGGTGTCAAGATTGAAAAAGGATTTACTTTAGTAAACTTACGTCAGCATAAGAACCAATATCAGAATGATCCATTCATTTTAGCGTCACAAGCCTGA